From the genome of Vagococcus entomophilus:
AGCGTAGTAAGGTTGATTTTCCAGACCCGGAAGAACCAATAATGGTCACCACCTCTCCAGCGCTTACTTCTAGACTGACATCTTTTAACACTTCATTTTGTCCGTAAGATTTGCGTAGATGTTCGATCGATAGTAATTGTGACATCATTTTTCCTCCTTAGTTTATTTTTCTCAACGTTCTTCAGGTGTTTGTACCTGCATTTGGTTAGCAAAAGGGGTGTAGTTATCTGGACCATCCATTTTTTTCTCAACAAAGCGTAGAATTCTTGTTACGGCAAATGTCATCACAAAATAGATCACACAAGCGATGAAAAAGGTATCAAAGAACCGGAAATTAGCCCCAGCCACTGTTTTTGCTTGGAAGAACAACTCAGATACAGCGATGACATTCAGGACCGAAGTATCTTTAATGTTAATCACAAATTCATTGCCAGTTGCAGGAAGAATATTGCGAATCACCTGTGGAATTACGATAGTTTGCATTGTTTGAAAGTGAGTCATTCCGATTGCTTGTGCCGCTTCGAACTGCCCTTTATCTACTGAGAAAATCCCACCTCGAACAATTTCAGACATATAGGCACCTGTATTAATGGATACAATAAAAATGGCTGCAGCGGTTCGATTGATATCAATCCCAAAAGCTTGGGCGGAGCCATAGTAGATGACCATCGCCTGGACAATCATAGGTGTTCCTCTGAAAATTTCGATGTAGACAGAAAAGAAAAGATTTAGCCCTTTTAACAATACTCTCTTGATACGAGTTTCAGGGAATGGAACGGTTCTTATGACTCCGATGATTAAGCCAATAACAGTTCCAATAATCGTTCCAACTAACGAGATTAACAAGGTCATTCCTGCTCCACGCATTAACATAGGTCCATTTTCTTTGATTATTTTTAGAACCCAACTTTGTTTTTTTGTTTCGCTTGGTTGTGCCTCAATGGCTTTGTGCATAATTTTTTGCTGTTCTTTTTCCGATAGACTTGCGAGTGCTTGATTCATTTCGACTCGCAAAGGACTGTTTTTCTTGACCCCAATGGCGATGGCAGTATCTTCTTTGCTCGTTTTAAAACCATTTTCTCCTGAAAATTCAACCATTTTAAAATTAGGATTGATTTTTTGAGCGGTAAGTCCTTCTGGTCGTTCTGTAACGTAACCATCTATGACGCCTGATTCGAGAGCCACGCGCATTGCTGGAAAGTTATCCATTGCAGTTTGTTTTTTAACACCAGAAATTTGTTCAATGACGCTATAGTGGAACGTGTTGAGTTGGGCCGTGATTTTTGCCTGTTTAAAATCTTTCAGTGAAGTCGCATTTTGGTACACCCCATCTTTTTTGACGAGTATAACGAGGTGAGACGTGTAATAATTATCGGTAAAATCAATCGTTTTTTTGCGTTCTGCGGTAGGGGACATACCTGCAATGATGGCATCAATCTTGCCTGAGGTAAGGGCGGGGGCTAATCCATCCCACTCAGTTTTGACAATAACTAATTTGCGATTTAACTTTTTGGCCATTTTCTTTGCAATTTCGACGTCGTACCCCCCAGCATATTCTTGAGAACCACTAATTGGCACGCCCCCATTTTTATTTGAATTTTGTGTCCAGTTAAAAGGTGGGTAGCCCGCCTCCATTCCGACGCGAAGTTCCGGTTGGGTAGCGTGTGCTTGTTTTGATCCAACCAATAATAGGGTGAGAATCAACGTACAAATGGCTAAATATTTTTTCATTTCACTCTTCCTTTCCATAAAAAAAATGCAAACAACATCAAAAAGAGGTTGTTTGCATTTCGTAAGTTTTTGCCTAAGACAAAAATAGCGCAACTCAGTTTTGACACTGAGACAGTCTAACAATTATTGATTGCTAGCCCAACATATATTTTTGAGGGAAAATATACATTTCGGCAATGTTTCCACCATATAGTTTCCTAGTATCCTCATACTCCACTATACTTTATAAACAATGCGACCTCTACCTCATCTTGGAGGCTTATATTCAGTTTTTATACAAAAAATGTATTTTTATCAAAGACAATGTCATTGTAACATGATTCTGTGAGCTTGTCATAATTTTTTTGCGATTTACGTAGGACTTTTGTTATTAGACATTTTTGACTATAATAAAAAGAGGAAGGTGAAATCGGTGGAAAGAAGAAAGCAAGCACTAGAACTAATAAAAAAAAGTCAAAAGATTACCTTTTTAACGGGTGCTGGGGTATCTGTTCCATCTGGAATTCCAGATTATCGTTCGATTAATGGTCTCTATCATGAGTTGGAACATCCTGAATATTTATTAAGCCATGAATGTTTGATGAAAGAGCCGGAAAAACATGATCAATTTATCAAGAAGCTGTATCACTTAGAGGCAAAACCGAATCATATTCATCAAAAAATAGCACAGTTAGAGTTATCAACAGACAAACAGATTGAAGTGGTCACCCAAAATATTGACCAGTTGCACCGAAAAGCTGGAAGTCAAAATCTCACGGAGTTTCATGGTAGCCTGATGGAGTGTTATTGTCTTAAGTGCAAGCAACAAGTATCTGTTTCAGACTATCTTTCTTCCAGCTATCATGAAAACTGTGGTGGACACTTGCGGACAAATGTCGTATTATACGGAGAAGCTTTGCATGAAAAAAGCTTGGGGCAGGCTATATCAGCAGTAGAAAATGCGGATTTAATTGTGATTGTCGGAACGAGTTTTCAGGTGCATCCATTTTGTGATTTGATTTTTTATCGTAAGGCGAATGCGCAAGTGATTGTTGTGAACCAAGAGGCGATTTCTTTACCAGTGGCGCATTTTTTTATAAAAGGGGATGCCACTGACTTTTTTCAAGAAATCATGGTTGATTAATGAAAAGATAAAAAGGGGAAAATGTATGTTAGAAAATGAACGTAGAAAAATTGATCAATTGGATCAAGAAATCATTCGATTACTAGAGCAGCGTTTTGACACGGTACAGACGATTGCAAAAGTAAAAAAAGAACAAAGCATCCCGATATTAGACGAATCAAGAGAACAGATTATCTTAGAAAAAGTAGCGAGCTATGTAACGAATAAATCTTATGTGTCGGCGATTCAAACTATTTACCAAGAGATGATGTCGAGTTCTAGAGCTTATCAGAAGAAGCAAATGGACTAGATTGCTAGCCCATTTGAAAGTTTAAGGAAAGTCAGTGGAATCAATTCGATTTCACTGACTTTTTGTTTTTGAATAAAAATTCCTTTTAACAGCTACAAAACTAATAAAAAACCGTTGACTTGCATAAATAAAAAGCCTATAATGTGACATAACAACAAAATGAGAAGAGGGGAAAAAATGAAGGTTTCGATTGTGGGAGCAACTGGATACAGTGGTTTGGAGCTTTTTAGGTTGCTTTCAACGCATCGAGAAGTTGAAATAGCAGGACTATATAGCCAAAGTTTCAAAGGTGAAAATATCGGAGAATTGTATCCGTATATGCAAAAAATATACAATGGGGATTTACGAGGATTTCATGCAGAAAAAATAATGGCCACAAGTGACTGTGTATTTCTGGCAACTCCTTCTGGTGTATCCAAAGAAATAGCCAATCCGTTTATACAAGCCAATTTTCCTGTGATTGACTTGTCAGGGGATTTTAGGCTGAAAAATCCCAAGACTTATGAAAAATGGTATCAAAAATCAGCACCCAAATCAGAATGGCTACAGCAGGCAACTTACGGATTAGCGGATTTAAGCCCTCATTATGCCAGCCACTTGATTGCAAATCCAGGATGCTATGCAACTGCGACGCTGCTTGGACTTGCACCACTTATTCAAAACGACTGGGTGCAACCAGATTCTGTGATTGTTGATGCCAAATCAGGGCTATCAGGTGCAGGGAAGATGAACACTAAGGCCACGCATTATGTAGAGGCAAATGAGAATATGAGCGTGTACAAAGTGAACCAACATCAACATATTCCTGAAGTGATGCAACAATTAAAAATATGGAACAAAAAAATGCAACCCATTCAGTTTTCTACATCATTGATTCCTGTAACGAGAGGAATTATGGCCACTATTTATGCAAAGCCTAACAAAAAAATCACGCAGCAAGAGTTATTTGAACTCTATGAATTTTACTATGAGAAAATGGCTTTTATTCGCGTTCAACCAAAGAATTGTTTTCCTGATTTGAGACAAGTAGTGGGCTCAAATTATTGTGATA
Proteins encoded in this window:
- a CDS encoding chorismate mutase → MLENERRKIDQLDQEIIRLLEQRFDTVQTIAKVKKEQSIPILDESREQIILEKVASYVTNKSYVSAIQTIYQEMMSSSRAYQKKQMD
- a CDS encoding ABC transporter permease subunit (The N-terminal region of this protein, as described by TIGR01726, is a three transmembrane segment that identifies a subfamily of ABC transporter permease subunits, which specificities that include histidine, arginine, glutamine, glutamate, L-cystine (sic), the opines (in Agrobacterium) octopine and nopaline, etc.), with product MKKYLAICTLILTLLLVGSKQAHATQPELRVGMEAGYPPFNWTQNSNKNGGVPISGSQEYAGGYDVEIAKKMAKKLNRKLVIVKTEWDGLAPALTSGKIDAIIAGMSPTAERKKTIDFTDNYYTSHLVILVKKDGVYQNATSLKDFKQAKITAQLNTFHYSVIEQISGVKKQTAMDNFPAMRVALESGVIDGYVTERPEGLTAQKINPNFKMVEFSGENGFKTSKEDTAIAIGVKKNSPLRVEMNQALASLSEKEQQKIMHKAIEAQPSETKKQSWVLKIIKENGPMLMRGAGMTLLISLVGTIIGTVIGLIIGVIRTVPFPETRIKRVLLKGLNLFFSVYIEIFRGTPMIVQAMVIYYGSAQAFGIDINRTAAAIFIVSINTGAYMSEIVRGGIFSVDKGQFEAAQAIGMTHFQTMQTIVIPQVIRNILPATGNEFVINIKDTSVLNVIAVSELFFQAKTVAGANFRFFDTFFIACVIYFVMTFAVTRILRFVEKKMDGPDNYTPFANQMQVQTPEER
- the argC gene encoding N-acetyl-gamma-glutamyl-phosphate reductase, whose protein sequence is MKVSIVGATGYSGLELFRLLSTHREVEIAGLYSQSFKGENIGELYPYMQKIYNGDLRGFHAEKIMATSDCVFLATPSGVSKEIANPFIQANFPVIDLSGDFRLKNPKTYEKWYQKSAPKSEWLQQATYGLADLSPHYASHLIANPGCYATATLLGLAPLIQNDWVQPDSVIVDAKSGLSGAGKMNTKATHYVEANENMSVYKVNQHQHIPEVMQQLKIWNKKMQPIQFSTSLIPVTRGIMATIYAKPNKKITQQELFELYEFYYEKMAFIRVQPKNCFPDLRQVVGSNYCDIGLTYNEETGMIMIVSVIDNLLKGAAGQAVQNMNLFYQFNQSEGLRLSPVYL
- a CDS encoding NAD-dependent protein deacylase, which encodes MERRKQALELIKKSQKITFLTGAGVSVPSGIPDYRSINGLYHELEHPEYLLSHECLMKEPEKHDQFIKKLYHLEAKPNHIHQKIAQLELSTDKQIEVVTQNIDQLHRKAGSQNLTEFHGSLMECYCLKCKQQVSVSDYLSSSYHENCGGHLRTNVVLYGEALHEKSLGQAISAVENADLIVIVGTSFQVHPFCDLIFYRKANAQVIVVNQEAISLPVAHFFIKGDATDFFQEIMVD